A stretch of Ischnura elegans chromosome 4, ioIscEleg1.1, whole genome shotgun sequence DNA encodes these proteins:
- the LOC124157182 gene encoding uncharacterized protein LOC124157182, which produces MSKEDIEGIKASGQTWKCSECQSVHRQSLRDSVSSDRCEGSTSLEDVYALIKEMKNELKVTENNLGDSINKLYERLDDSVKIIEEQGKRLDRCYEQISALQNENVQLKKRVNDALSRCDDLEQRALVNSVEIHGVPFSAHENLTQVVCKIGAELGVEIKDEAIDFCYRYKSMSNDKPGGIHVKFVSQRTKEDILLKRRVKRNFSTRHLTLEGTPPTDSPIYINESLCPGRRRLFSAAREAKKTKNYDFLWIRGGKIYLRKAEKHPAKLVLCMDDISKL; this is translated from the coding sequence ATGTCAAAGGAGGACATCGAGGGCATTAAGGCAAGTGGGCAGACGTGGAAGTGTAGTGAGTGCCAAAGTGTTCACCGGCAAAGTCTGCGTGATTCGGTGTCCAGTGATCGCTGTGAAGGCAGCACATCTCTAGAAGATGTGTACGCATTaattaaagagatgaaaaatgagTTGAAAGTCACAGAAAATAATCTGGGAGATTCCATAAATAAGTTATATGAGAGGTTAGATGATAgtgtgaaaattattgaagagcAGGGGAAAAGGTTAGATCGGTGCTACGAGCAAATTTCTGCTCTTCAGAATGAAAATGTGCAGCTAAAGAAACGTGTGAACGACGCTCTAAGCCGTTGTGATGATTTAGAACAACGTGCTCTAGTAAATAGCGTGGAAATACATGGTGTCCCCTTTAGTGCGCATGAAAACCTTACCCAAGTCGTGTGTAAAATTGGAGCTGAGCTAGGAGTGGAGATAAAAGACGAAGCCATTGATTTTTGCTATAGGTATAAGTCTATGTCTAATGACAAACCAGGAGGAATCCACGTGAAGTTTGTCTCTCAACGCACTAAAGAGGACATACTTCTAAAGCGGAGAGTCAAGAGGAACTTCTCCACCAGACATTTGACTCTGGAAGGAACTCCACCGACAGACTCACCGATATACATCAATGAGTCACTTTGCCCCGGTCGGAGAAGACTCTTCAGTGCAGCGAGGgaggcaaagaagacaaaaaattacgACTTCTTGTGGATACGTGGGGGTAAAATATATCTGAGAAAGGCAGAAAAACATCCTGCGAAACTGGTTTTATGCATGGACGACATCAGTAAGCTATAA